One Luteolibacter arcticus DNA segment encodes these proteins:
- a CDS encoding MmcQ/YjbR family DNA-binding protein, producing MDLPDAIEHFLSKPGAEETTPFGPDVLVYKVAGKMFALAVPEDFPSRINLKCDPERAFLLRDEYAAILPGYHMNKRHWNTVVLDGSLPSSLVRELIDHSYDLVVAGLPKAQRAKLNG from the coding sequence GTGGACCTACCCGACGCCATCGAGCACTTCCTCTCCAAGCCCGGGGCGGAGGAGACCACGCCCTTTGGCCCGGATGTCCTCGTTTACAAGGTCGCGGGAAAGATGTTCGCCCTGGCCGTGCCAGAGGACTTTCCCTCCCGCATCAACCTCAAGTGCGATCCCGAACGCGCCTTCCTGCTGCGCGACGAATACGCCGCCATCCTGCCCGGCTACCACATGAACAAGCGCCACTGGAACACGGTGGTGCTCGATGGCTCGCTCCCGTCCTCGCTCGTCCGCGAATTGATCGACCACTCCTACGACCTCGTCGTCGCCGGCCTGCCGAAAGCACAACGCGCCAAGCTCAATGGTTAG
- a CDS encoding YbjN domain-containing protein, whose amino-acid sequence MRPPSRQILVVEEAFGANGWHCELVEGRDVLRSVFTGHHTRIEMTVQAYPPMNALAVIGEMPLPLDDEHRPYVLELLARANKTLNLGGFEYDLDRDRLVFRITNLFDKERYDADIISSMVHCAVAEMDRIAPYAMTVVRTPEDLLEDLDLKRLLQREDFIPPVPGDEEDYI is encoded by the coding sequence ATGCGCCCGCCATCCCGCCAGATCCTCGTCGTCGAAGAAGCATTCGGAGCCAATGGCTGGCACTGCGAATTGGTCGAGGGCCGCGACGTGCTGCGCTCGGTGTTCACCGGCCACCACACGCGAATCGAGATGACCGTCCAGGCCTACCCGCCGATGAATGCGCTCGCGGTGATCGGGGAAATGCCGCTGCCGCTCGATGACGAGCACCGGCCGTATGTGCTGGAGCTGCTGGCCCGCGCGAACAAGACGCTCAACCTCGGCGGCTTCGAGTACGACCTCGATCGCGACCGGCTGGTCTTCCGCATCACCAACCTCTTCGACAAAGAGCGCTATGACGCCGACATCATTTCCTCGATGGTCCACTGTGCCGTTGCGGAAATGGACCGCATCGCCCCGTATGCCATGACCGTGGTCCGCACGCCGGAAGACCTCTTGGAGGATCTCGATCTGAAGCGTCTACTCCAGCGCGAGGACTTCATCCCGCCGGTTCCCGGTGACGAGGAAGACTACATTTGA
- a CDS encoding histone deacetylase family protein yields MKPIGVHYDPCYERHDTGPGHPESAARYRVLREALEKLPRGIVRLPGRKATVAEVLFAHEPHYHDLVYRDVISCADMLRTGDTALCEDSYDVALEATGAVIEAVNAVMSGEVARAFCAVRPPGHHATAERGMGFCIFNHVAIAANHLRRVHGLQRIAIVDWDVHHGNGTEAIFEADPGVFYVSLHEANIYPYTGHAAHRGSGAGEGFTLNLPLPHGSDGSVALAAWDEHAAPALEAFRPEFVLVSAGFDARDGDPLGGLRWDDETFAGFTRRVVSIADKHAEGRVVSSLEGGYYPPGLASAAVAHVEALR; encoded by the coding sequence ATGAAGCCCATCGGAGTTCACTACGATCCTTGCTATGAGCGCCATGATACCGGCCCCGGCCACCCAGAGTCGGCTGCGCGTTATCGCGTGCTGCGCGAGGCTCTAGAGAAACTTCCGCGGGGCATCGTGCGCCTGCCCGGTCGCAAGGCGACGGTCGCGGAGGTCTTGTTCGCTCACGAGCCGCACTATCACGACCTCGTGTATCGCGACGTCATCTCTTGTGCCGACATGCTGCGCACCGGCGACACCGCGCTCTGCGAGGACAGCTACGACGTCGCACTCGAAGCCACCGGCGCGGTGATCGAGGCGGTGAATGCGGTGATGAGCGGCGAGGTGGCGCGGGCCTTTTGTGCGGTCCGCCCGCCCGGGCACCATGCCACGGCCGAGCGCGGCATGGGCTTCTGCATCTTCAACCACGTCGCCATCGCCGCGAACCATTTGCGCCGGGTCCACGGTCTGCAGCGCATCGCCATCGTCGATTGGGATGTCCATCACGGCAATGGCACCGAGGCGATCTTCGAAGCCGACCCCGGCGTTTTCTACGTCTCGCTTCACGAGGCGAATATCTATCCCTACACCGGGCATGCCGCTCACCGCGGGAGCGGGGCGGGGGAGGGATTCACGCTCAATTTGCCGCTCCCCCATGGTTCGGACGGGTCAGTGGCGCTCGCCGCGTGGGACGAGCATGCCGCACCCGCCCTTGAGGCCTTCCGTCCGGAATTCGTGCTGGTTTCGGCCGGCTTTGACGCCCGCGATGGCGACCCGCTCGGTGGCTTGCGATGGGACGACGAGACCTTCGCCGGCTTTACCCGGCGAGTCGTTTCCATTGCCGACAAGCATGCAGAAGGACGAGTCGTCTCCTCGCTGGAAGGCGGCTACTACCCGCCGGGACTCGCCTCGGCGGCGGTGGCGCATGTTGAGGCGTTGCGCTGA
- a CDS encoding tetratricopeptide repeat protein yields the protein MSHDSPTSAASLSFWLERQRYDRVIEEGHRLLAQSPEDPDLHRLLAIAHWMLDDRRSAEHHLRETLRLRPDDESSLSLLALIGSSSLGSRKSDRHAMEALALDPESITAWHALASSSIGDDPAFSMRCSHRMLELDPRNIEARILLFIAIAVTMEEKMPGWHLQAERWLREALAIEPENADVHALLGDHLLSVPQRRKEGEAHLQQAIAIDPMSSLAPAWRESLASKRDFFLKLMVLPRKIGTGIIKAMGRSLSRFPLLLLLGQFYLVVFVLCLMGLIFWGIFLWPVIWLYRKYVVQGDHLRAGLASSGKRWLGWLVPAPAWLRRIVMLFALVGWWRLVPEIFAGIGRLHPGLHCGNVVAIGGTILLLACVGLFFWLEFRASRRRKEMAGFPPL from the coding sequence TTGAGCCACGACTCTCCTACATCTGCCGCTTCGCTGTCCTTCTGGTTGGAACGCCAGCGCTACGACCGCGTGATCGAGGAGGGCCACCGGCTGCTCGCTCAATCCCCGGAGGATCCCGACCTCCACCGCCTGCTCGCCATTGCGCACTGGATGCTCGATGACCGCCGGTCCGCCGAGCACCACCTGCGCGAGACCCTGCGCCTGCGCCCGGACGACGAGTCCAGCCTTTCGCTGCTGGCCCTCATCGGTTCCTCGTCGCTGGGCTCGCGCAAGTCCGACCGCCACGCCATGGAGGCGCTCGCGCTCGACCCGGAATCCATCACCGCCTGGCACGCGCTCGCCTCCTCCTCGATCGGCGATGACCCCGCATTCTCCATGCGCTGCTCCCACCGCATGCTGGAGCTCGACCCGCGCAATATCGAGGCTCGCATCCTCCTGTTCATCGCCATCGCCGTGACCATGGAGGAAAAGATGCCCGGCTGGCACCTGCAGGCCGAGCGCTGGCTGCGGGAGGCACTCGCGATCGAGCCCGAGAACGCCGATGTGCACGCGCTGTTAGGCGATCACCTTCTTTCCGTCCCTCAGCGCCGGAAGGAAGGCGAAGCCCATCTCCAGCAGGCGATCGCTATCGACCCCATGTCCTCGCTGGCACCGGCATGGCGGGAGTCCTTGGCCTCGAAGCGCGATTTCTTCCTCAAGCTGATGGTGCTGCCGCGGAAAATCGGCACCGGCATCATCAAGGCAATGGGCCGGTCGCTCAGCCGCTTCCCCCTCCTCCTCCTCCTGGGGCAATTTTATCTCGTTGTCTTTGTGCTTTGCCTGATGGGCTTGATTTTCTGGGGCATCTTCCTCTGGCCGGTCATCTGGCTTTATCGGAAGTACGTCGTCCAGGGCGATCACCTGCGGGCAGGCCTCGCTTCATCCGGGAAGCGCTGGCTTGGCTGGCTGGTCCCCGCCCCAGCGTGGCTGCGGCGTATCGTCATGCTCTTCGCCCTCGTCGGCTGGTGGCGTCTCGTTCCGGAGATCTTCGCGGGAATCGGCCGCCTCCACCCCGGATTGCACTGCGGAAATGTCGTCGCCATCGGTGGAACCATACTCCTTCTAGCCTGCGTCGGGCTTTTCTTCTGGCTTGAATTCCGCGCGAGCCGCCGCCGCAAGGAAATGGCCGGCTTTCCTCCTCTCTGA
- a CDS encoding acyloxyacyl hydrolase codes for MKTFAALALLAVPAFAADHPADAWELTLESGYLWNVGDNTAIDYEIAPTQFTLRSPVVLKWWEDENGARLIVRSRASLLMESIVEGPEDYYFGINGAPSIEYWFPNEKTSLFFSIGGGVGWTNSTRDPEGQGQDFTLNWFSQLGVRQEIAPNLSLLGGAYFIHHSNGGQTDPNPGIDALGFTIGLGWQF; via the coding sequence ATGAAAACCTTTGCCGCCCTCGCCCTGCTCGCTGTTCCCGCCTTCGCCGCTGATCACCCCGCCGACGCATGGGAACTCACGCTCGAATCCGGCTACCTCTGGAACGTCGGCGACAATACCGCCATCGACTACGAGATCGCGCCGACGCAGTTCACACTCCGCAGCCCGGTGGTCTTGAAGTGGTGGGAAGATGAGAACGGCGCCCGCCTGATCGTCCGCAGCCGCGCTTCGTTGCTCATGGAGTCCATCGTCGAGGGCCCGGAAGACTACTACTTCGGCATCAATGGCGCGCCATCGATCGAATACTGGTTCCCGAACGAAAAGACGTCGCTGTTCTTCTCCATCGGCGGCGGCGTGGGCTGGACGAACTCCACCCGCGATCCCGAAGGCCAGGGCCAGGACTTCACGCTGAATTGGTTTTCCCAGCTCGGCGTGCGCCAGGAGATCGCACCGAACCTCTCGCTACTAGGCGGGGCGTACTTCATTCACCACTCGAATGGCGGCCAAACCGACCCGAACCCGGGCATCGATGCACTCGGCTTCACCATCGGCCTCGGCTGGCAGTTTTGA